The proteins below come from a single Roseiflexus sp. RS-1 genomic window:
- a CDS encoding NB-ARC domain-containing protein has product MDSDQPQQNQDISGAGAAGVVGDATNSPITTGNNNTIIQSGRDTVLYTNLPPPPAPGSVPLKPALIIGRDNDLQALKQRVGISAKGESPAPLKVLTAIRGWPGVGKTTLAAALAHDPDINARFPDGVLWASLGQQPGLFGELAAWGRALGVPDLNQAHTVEEASNLLRGLLRNKRYLLIVDDAWQAEHVVPFNVGGSGCALLITTRLPEVARAIAPTPDDVYVLGVLSETDALALLRTLAPTVVAENEATSRELVKDLEGLPLAIQVAGRLLHTEASYGFGVEQLLVDIREGARLIQAQAPADRAEVARETTPTVAALLKKSTDLLDAHTLDCFAYLGAFAPKPATFDAAAMQAVWEVDDPRPIIRTLVDRGLLEPSGQGRFWMHAVLVSHAKSFLTEE; this is encoded by the coding sequence ATGGACAGTGATCAGCCACAGCAGAACCAGGATATCAGCGGCGCAGGCGCTGCTGGCGTGGTCGGTGACGCGACGAATAGCCCAATCACCACCGGCAACAACAACACCATTATTCAGTCTGGCCGCGATACTGTACTGTATACCAATCTCCCGCCACCCCCTGCGCCTGGCAGCGTCCCACTGAAGCCTGCCCTCATCATCGGGCGCGACAATGATCTCCAGGCGCTGAAGCAACGGGTTGGCATCTCGGCCAAAGGCGAAAGTCCTGCCCCGTTGAAGGTGCTGACCGCAATACGCGGCTGGCCGGGTGTCGGCAAGACCACCCTGGCGGCTGCGCTCGCACACGATCCGGATATCAACGCGCGTTTCCCTGATGGAGTGCTGTGGGCCTCGCTTGGCCAACAGCCAGGACTCTTCGGTGAACTGGCCGCCTGGGGACGTGCCCTTGGTGTGCCGGATCTTAACCAGGCGCATACCGTTGAAGAAGCATCTAACCTGCTGCGCGGCCTGCTGCGCAACAAGCGCTACCTTCTGATTGTCGATGACGCCTGGCAGGCTGAGCACGTGGTACCCTTCAATGTCGGCGGCAGTGGTTGCGCGTTGCTCATCACCACGCGCCTGCCAGAAGTGGCCCGCGCAATCGCCCCAACGCCCGATGATGTCTATGTGCTCGGTGTGTTGAGCGAGACCGATGCGCTGGCGCTGCTGCGCACCTTAGCGCCGACGGTAGTTGCAGAGAACGAGGCGACCAGCCGCGAACTGGTCAAGGATCTGGAAGGTCTGCCGCTGGCTATTCAGGTGGCCGGTCGGCTGCTCCACACTGAAGCAAGCTATGGCTTTGGCGTCGAGCAATTATTGGTCGATATCCGCGAGGGCGCAAGGCTGATCCAGGCTCAGGCGCCAGCTGATCGCGCCGAAGTTGCCAGAGAGACAACGCCCACCGTTGCGGCGCTCCTGAAAAAGAGCACCGATCTGCTGGATGCCCACACGCTCGACTGCTTCGCCTACCTTGGCGCCTTCGCGCCGAAACCGGCCACCTTTGACGCTGCGGCGATGCAAGCCGTGTGGGAGGTTGACGACCCAAGGCCGATCATCCGCACCCTGGTTGACCGCGGCCTGCTAGAGCCCTCAGGCCAGGGCCGCTTCTGGATGCACGCGGTACTCGTATCTCATGCAAAGTCGTTCTTGACAGAGGAGTGA